TTGAAATCCAACACTTGAAATCCTAAGAAAATAACTTCCTTCAGGCAATCCGATCAAATCTGCAATATTACCATTTTCGTCAGCTATATCTCCTTTGACAAAAGTTGAATCCGGCATGTTGTACAACATTACTGAAGCGCCGATTGCAGGAAGACCTGATTCCTTTTCCAAAATCCGAAGAAGAACCGCATTTTGTCCATACGTCCAGACGCTTGATATCAGAGTGACTAACAGGGTTAATACAACATGCGTGTTAATCTTATTTTTAAAGAAATTTACAAACATAATTCAGATGATTTTAAGATGAGTGCTAAACATAAATATCCATTCTAATTCGGTTTCCGGATACTTAAAACCAATCGGTTAGATTTTGCACATCCGTTTATTCATGGCAAAGGTATAGGCAGAAAATATGTGAAAATTGTAAAAATTAGACAACAGGAAAATAAAATCAATTAGAATTGTTAATTTTTACAGATTTTATGAGAAGTAATTTTAAGTATTTGAGTTTTATTAGTCTGCTATATTTTTGAATTGACTATTGATTACCTTCTGATTGGAAGTAAACATAGACTCGTTCAATTTTGCATATTCTTTGGGTGTAAGAAATGTAAATTTTTTAAAATTACTGATAAAATGGGATTGATCGTAATATCCTGATATATAGCCGATTTCTGTGAGTGATCTTGGAGACTTTGGATTTGTTATCATTGCAGAAGCATAATTGAACTGTATAATTCTTTTGAAGAGCTTAGGTGAAATTCCTACATTCAATTGAAATTCCCTTTCTACACTTTTGTAGTTTTCATGCCCGAATTTAATGTTGTCCAAAAATCCGTAAGAAGGGTCTGCGTACAAAATATTTAGTCTGTGTGTTATGGCTGCAAATTTGGTATTCGTGATCATTTTTTCTGTCAGATACTTTTCAATACCTGCATTAATCTCTTCACA
The genomic region above belongs to Saprospiraceae bacterium and contains:
- a CDS encoding AraC family transcriptional regulator; its protein translation is MPQLFQVKNPILADYIKHISYSEFHSDKDQFILVVPDGMTELVIHLCGSYERKQKDDLSPKKIVSSHLIGLKTEACFVKPNPQMRSIAVRFKPGAIRYFTNTPMFELVNNSIEASLIFGKDIHKLEDKILNSSTCEEINAGIEKYLTEKMITNTKFAAITHRLNILYADPSYGFLDNIKFGHENYKSVEREFQLNVGISPKLFKRIIQFNYASAMITNPKSPRSLTEIGYISGYYDQSHFISNFKKFTFLTPKEYAKLNESMFTSNQKVINSQFKNIAD